From a single Triplophysa rosa linkage group LG1, Trosa_1v2, whole genome shotgun sequence genomic region:
- the tyrp1a gene encoding LOW QUALITY PROTEIN: 5,6-dihydroxyindole-2-carboxylic acid oxidase (The sequence of the model RefSeq protein was modified relative to this genomic sequence to represent the inferred CDS: substituted 1 base at 1 genomic stop codon) — MRRLYAVFLLGCVLGHVRAQFPRVCVTPEGLRSAQCCPSPSGLENDPCGANSGRGQCVDVSADARAHGPQYPYDGLDDRERWPLRFFTRACRCNGNFSGFDCGRCRHGFTGDACEQRVPVVRRNVMQLNSDEKRAFVNALDQAKRTPHPDLVIAARRYAEIFGPDGNTVQFENISIYNLFVWTHYYSVSRTFLGPGQDSFGGVDLSHEGPGFVTWHRYHLLQLERDMQDMLGNARFALPYWNFGIGGSECDICTDDLLGARSSFDMNSISSNSIFSQWRVICESVEEYNTLGTICNSSESSPIRRNPAGNAARPTVQRLPEPQDVAACLELNTFDTPPFYSTSSDSFRNTIEGYSTPQGNYDPVGPSLHNLAHLFLNGTGGQTHLSPNDPIFVLLHTFTDAIFDEWLRRHSPDSSVXPLENAPIGHNREFNMVAFWPPVTNAEMFATASENLGYSYEVEWPARPLTLTEIITVGVVVALVAVAVIFAAATCAVRSRSYRMEGRQPLLGEHYQRYDDKTQSVV, encoded by the exons GTATGCCGTTTTTCTTCTTGGTTGTGTGCTCGGACACGTGCGCGCTCAGTTCCCACGCGTGTGCGTGACTCCGGAGGGTCTCAGGAGCGCGCAGTGCTGCCCGTCACCGTCAGGTCTGGAAAATGATCCGTGCGGCGCGAACTCCGGGCGCGGGCAGTGCGTGGACGTGAGCGCAGACGCGCGTGCGCACGGGCCGCAGTACCCGTACGACGGACTAGACGACCGCGAGCGCTGGCCTCTGCGCTTCTTCACGCGCGCGTGTCGGTGTAACGGGAACTTCAGCGGCTTTGACTGCGGCCGCTGCAGACACGGATTTACCGGAGACGCGTGCGAGCAGCGCGTTCCCGTGG TCAGGAGGAACGTGATGCAGCTGAACTCAGATGAGAAACGTGCCTTCGTGAACGCGCTGGACCAGGCCAAGCGAACTCCACACCCGGACCTGGTGATCGCGGCGCGCCGTTACGCGGAGATCTTCGGTCCGGACGGGAACACGGTACAGTTCGAGAACATCAGCATCTATAATCTGTTCGTGTGGACGCACTATTACTCTGTGAGCAGGACGTTCCTCGGACCCGGACAGGACAGTTTCGGCGGGGTGGACTTAAGTCACGAGGGGCCCGGGTTCGTCACTTGGCACCGGTACCATTTACTGCAGCTGGAGCGAGACATGCAG GACATGTTAGGAAACGCGCGCTTTGCTCTGCCGTACTGGAACTTTGGGATCGGAGGCAGCGAGTGTGACATCTGTACAGATGATCTGCTGGGAGCTCGCAGCTCCTTCGACATGAACTCcatcagctccaactccatcTTTTCCCAGTGGAGAGTCATATGTGAGAGCGTGGAGGAGTATAACACGCTCGGAACCATCTGCAACA GTTCGGAGAGCAGTCCCATCAGAAGAAACCCTGCGGGTAATGCTGCTCGTCCGACGGTGCAGCGTCTGCCGGAGCCGCAGGACGTGGCGGCGTGTTTAGAGCTCAACACGTTTGACACGCCGCCCTTCTACTCGACGTCCTCGGACAGTTTCAGAAACACCATTgaag GTTACAGCACCCCTCAGGGGAATTATGATCCAGTGGGGCCTAGTCTACATAACCTGGCCCACCTGTTTCTGAACGGGACGGGCGGACAGACACACCTGTCCCCCAACGACCCTATCTTTGTCCTGCTGCACACCTTCACCGACGCCATCTTTGATGAATGGCTGCGCAGACACAGTCCGG ATTCCTCCGTCTAACCTCTGGAAAATGCCCCCATCGGTCATAACAGAGAGTTCAATATGGTTGCCTTCTGGCCACCAGTAACAAACGCAGAGATGTTTGCCACCGCGTCTGAAAACCTCGGCTACTCCTACGAGGTGGAGTGGCCAG CTCGTCCTCTCACTCTGACTGAGATCATCACCGTCGGTGTGGTCGTCGCTCTCGTCGCCGTTGCGGTTATCTTCGCCGCCGCCACGTGTGCGGTCCGCTCGCGCTCGTACAGGATGGAGGGTCGACAGCCGTTGCTGGGAGAGCATTACCAACGCTACGATGATAAAACACAGTCTGTAGTGTAA
- the LOC130562258 gene encoding leucine rich adaptor protein 1-like — protein sequence MDELPDLRDLENKLGRKVPESLMRSFTGRSEVRSTETHARDLHTLNSKIIFLRQQMAHLRAIDVKLMQQLLSINEGIESIRWVMEERGGVASRESSSTGSLYSLSDSQDASQHGSCSDGLDGISVGSYLDTLGEDDPDRSSPSNLLDGFNGKAVIEEEMFTKTSLRPRVDTDEYYCFA from the exons ATGGACGAGCTACCGGACCTCAGAGACCTCGAGAATAAACTGGGCCGTAAAGTTCCGGAGAGTCTGATGCGATCATTTACAGGCCGATCTGAGGTCAGATCTACAGAAACACACGCTCGCGATCTACACACGCTCAACAGTAAAATCATCTTCCTCAGACAACAGATG GCTCACCTCCGCGCCATTGACGTCAAACTGATGCAACAGCTGCTGTCAATCAACGAGGGAATCGAGTCCATTCGCTGGGTCATGGAGGAgagagggggcgtggccagccgGGAGAGCAGCTCGACGGGCAGCTTGTACAGCCTATCAGACAGCCAGGACGCCTCCCAGCACGGAAGCTGCAGCGATGGATTGGACGGTATTTCAGTGGGCAGTTACCTGGACACGCTGGGCGAAGATGACCCGGATCGTTCCTCGCCCTCAAACCTGCTGGACGGTTTCAATGGCAAAGCTGTTATTGAAGAGGAGATGTTTACGAAAACTTCTCTACGACCTCGCGTTGACACGGATGAGTACTACTGCTTCGCATAA